From the Oscillospiraceae bacterium genome, the window ATTGCACACATATAACGCGGAAGTGTGGTTCATGAGCTGAAATACAGCCAAGGTTTTTATGGTGCCGAATTATATGAATTTAATTGGCTTTTTCAGGTCGAGTGCATGGACTTTGACTGCTTTATTCGCAAAGCAGTACGCATTTATGAAAAACAAACTCGGGAACCGAGTCGACTTTTCTAACTCCGCTTATTGACACGTGAGTTAATATGTGTTAGAATGTCAAGTGTATAAAACGCGAGGTGAAGATATGGCATTTAAGGAAAGCGAAACTGTTGAACTCAAATCTGAGGTCGTCAACGAAATCAAGAAAAGTGTTATCGCATTTGCCAACAGCGGCGGCGGAATGCTTTATGTCGGTGTAGACAACAACGGAGATGTCGTTGGGCTTGCTGACGCAGACGCTGATCTATTGAATATAAACAATATGCTCCGCGATAGCATCAAGCCCGATGTGACGATGTTCGCGCAGAGCAGGGTTGAGAACGTTGACGGCAAACAGATTATCGCCATCACCATTCATGGCGGTACGGAGCGTCCGTATTACCTTGCGGGTAAAGGTATTCGCCCGGAAGGTGTGTATGTGCGCCACGGAGCAGCGAGTGTTCCGGCGACCGACACCGCCATTCGCAAAATGATACGAGAGACAGACGGCGACAGTTATGAGAAACTACGCTCCGTTGAACAGGCGTTGATTTTCACTTCTGCCGAAACGGAGTTTGCCGCTCGCAAGATCGCGTTCGGTGAACCGCAGATGACGACGCTTGGTCTGCTGACCGATGACCGCATCTGTACAAATCTCGCGCTGCTGCTGTCGGAGCAATGCCCGCACACAATCAAAGTGGCGGTGTTTCAAGATATAACACAAAGCACATTCAAAGATCGACGCGAGTTTGGCGGCTCGCTGTTCAGGCAAATTGGCGAGGTTTACGAGTACCTTGACCTGAACAACAATACGAACGCTACATTTGACAAGCTGTTGCGAATTGACACACGCGATTATCCGGATGCGGCTCTGCGCGAGGCATTGATTAACGCTGTCGTTCACCGCGAGTACGCGACAAGCGGGAGTATTCTCATAAAGATATTCACCGACCGCACGGAATTCATCTCTCCCGGCGGTTTGGTCGGCAGCATTGAGATTGGCGACATCATGACGGGCTACTCCGTCTGCCGCAATCAAAACCTCGCGGCGGTATTCTACCGTTTGCAGCTGATTGAAGCCTACGGTACCGGTATCTTAAAAATATTTGAGAGCTACAGAACCTCACGCACACAGCCGAAGATTGAGGTCACCCCCAATGTGTTCAAAATGATACTGCCAAACTTAAACCATGTCACAGCGCGTATTGATTCTAACACTTTAACGCCGCAAGAACGAGTTGTGAACTACCTCAAAGAACACGGCTCAATTACCCGCAGGCAAACGGAGGAACTACTCGGAGTGGCTCAAACGGCAGCGGGCAAGGTGCTCCGCAAACTGGTTGAAGACGGCAAATTGATCCGCAAGGGTGATACCCGCAAACTACGCTATTTCATTTCTAATCCAAGTTTCGTATAAAAAACCTGCGAAGCATTGGAAACACTGGATTGGCTCAAATCAGTTATACAGGAATAAGTGTAGCCCGTAGCTATTGCGTAGCCGGCAGGAAAGCCGTTCGACTCTTCGACAACCACCACACAACATACA encodes:
- a CDS encoding putative DNA binding domain-containing protein, whose product is MAFKESETVELKSEVVNEIKKSVIAFANSGGGMLYVGVDNNGDVVGLADADADLLNINNMLRDSIKPDVTMFAQSRVENVDGKQIIAITIHGGTERPYYLAGKGIRPEGVYVRHGAASVPATDTAIRKMIRETDGDSYEKLRSVEQALIFTSAETEFAARKIAFGEPQMTTLGLLTDDRICTNLALLLSEQCPHTIKVAVFQDITQSTFKDRREFGGSLFRQIGEVYEYLDLNNNTNATFDKLLRIDTRDYPDAALREALINAVVHREYATSGSILIKIFTDRTEFISPGGLVGSIEIGDIMTGYSVCRNQNLAAVFYRLQLIEAYGTGILKIFESYRTSRTQPKIEVTPNVFKMILPNLNHVTARIDSNTLTPQERVVNYLKEHGSITRRQTEELLGVAQTAAGKVLRKLVEDGKLIRKGDTRKLRYFISNPSFV